GACGCCTGCCTTTGCCATGGCATCGGGTGACTTTGTGTCCTGCGGGAGGGTCGACAGGTTGACGAGATAATCCATGGAGATGCCCTGTTAGCTCTGCGTGCCGAGCGCACGCGTGAAGTGATTGGGACCGATCTGCTCGATGACGGTGGATTCCGGGCGGCTGAGTGACCGGACGCGCTCTGCCTGTTCGAGGAAACGTGCGCTGCCGCCGGTCACGAAGGGGCGCCTGCCATCAGGCACCGCGGAGAGCAGCAGCTGGGTATAAGGATGACGCGGATTGGAGAGCACCGTTTCGGTATCACCCCATTCGACCGTCTGGCCGGCGAACATCACGACGATTTCCTCGGCCACATGTGCAGCGGTCGCGATGTCGTGGGTGATATACAGCATCGCCAGTCCATTCTCCTGCTTCACCCGGGCGAGCAGATCGAGAATGTCCTTGCGGATGGAAACATCGAGCATCGAGGTCGGCTCGTCAGCGACCAGCACGCTTGGCTCCACCGCAAGTGCCCGGGCGATATTGACGCGCTGGCGCTGGCCGCCGGAAAGTTCATGCGGAAACCTCTGCTTCGACACGGCCGGATCGAGACCGACGCTTGCCAGCAGTCCGGCAATATCCTCCTCGAGGGCTGAGCGTGATGTGTTCTGCCGGTGGAGTTGCAGCGGCCGGGAAAGATGATGGCTGACGGTAAAGGCAGGATTGAGTGACGAGAATGGATCCTGAAAGACCATCTGCACGTCCTTGCGATAAAGACGCTCATCCTTGGCCGTCTTCTGCGCTGTCAGATCATGCCCGCGAAAGAACAGCTTGCCACCCGTCGGCCTGTCGAGGCGCGCAATGATGCGGGCGCAGGTCGTCTTGCCGCAGCCTGATTCACCGACGAGCGCCAGCGCGCGGCCGGGAAACAGCGAGAAGGAAACACCCTTCAGCGCGTGCACGGGGCCGAACTGACGCCTGATCTCCTCAAGCCGTATGACGGCTCCGGCTGGGGACGGATGTGCCTCGGGCTTCATGCGAACGCTCCTGAAAGATGGGACTGGGTTGGAAGCTGGGGAATGGCGTTCCAGAGCTTACGCGTATAGTCGTGCAGCGGCGTCTGACTAACCTGGCGCACGTCGCCGACTTCGACGAGCTCGCCCTTCAGCATGATACCGATGCGTTGGCAGAGCTGCGCCATCAGATGCAGGTCGTGAGTAATGAACAGCAGCGAGAAACCGTATGTCCGCTGCAGATCGACGACCT
The window above is part of the Rhizobium sp. WYJ-E13 genome. Proteins encoded here:
- a CDS encoding ABC transporter ATP-binding protein, which gives rise to MKPEAHPSPAGAVIRLEEIRRQFGPVHALKGVSFSLFPGRALALVGESGCGKTTCARIIARLDRPTGGKLFFRGHDLTAQKTAKDERLYRKDVQMVFQDPFSSLNPAFTVSHHLSRPLQLHRQNTSRSALEEDIAGLLASVGLDPAVSKQRFPHELSGGQRQRVNIARALAVEPSVLVADEPTSMLDVSIRKDILDLLARVKQENGLAMLYITHDIATAAHVAEEIVVMFAGQTVEWGDTETVLSNPRHPYTQLLLSAVPDGRRPFVTGGSARFLEQAERVRSLSRPESTVIEQIGPNHFTRALGTQS